The Cylindrospermopsis curvispora GIHE-G1 genome contains a region encoding:
- a CDS encoding transposase — protein MVDGLHLKSLNQWYNKSVAKLKSDKPQGFWSNRLAAITEKRNRQMRDAVNKAARIVVNHCIENKIGAIVFGWNKGQKDSIDLGSKNNQKFVQIPTARLKDRIAQLCKQYGIDFIETEESYTSQSSFFDCDNIPKFGEKPEGWEASGKRVSRGVYETSDGFKINADCNGAANILKKVAVMLGIDLSGISRDCLSQPQKVRLWTLQKSPCL, from the coding sequence ATTGTTGATGGACTTCATTTAAAAAGTTTAAATCAGTGGTACAACAAATCAGTAGCTAAACTTAAAAGTGATAAACCGCAGGGTTTTTGGTCTAACAGATTAGCTGCTATTACCGAAAAAAGAAACCGACAAATGCGTGATGCAGTTAACAAAGCTGCAAGAATAGTCGTTAACCACTGTATTGAAAATAAGATTGGTGCTATTGTTTTTGGATGGAATAAAGGACAAAAAGATAGTATTGATTTGGGGTCTAAAAACAATCAGAAGTTTGTCCAAATTCCCACAGCAAGATTAAAAGACCGTATTGCTCAATTATGTAAACAATACGGAATAGATTTTATTGAAACAGAAGAATCATACACTTCTCAATCATCGTTTTTTGATTGCGACAATATACCTAAATTCGGTGAAAAACCCGAAGGGTGGGAAGCAAGCGGGAAACGAGTTAGTCGTGGAGTATATGAAACTTCTGATGGGTTCAAAATTAATGCGGACTGTAATGGTGCTGCTAATATTTTGAAAAAAGTAGCGGTGATGCTAGGAATTGATCTTAGCGGAATCAGTAGAGACTGTTTAAGCCAGCCTCAGAAAGTTCGTTTATGGACTCTTCAGAAATCTCCGTGTCTTTAG
- a CDS encoding alpha/beta fold hydrolase: protein MLEFHPCGFGKKQVDTSLGSMVYYTQTSEPWDVGEIDKLPPLLFLHNFGGGASAFEWSKVYPAFAHKYRILAPDLIGWGDSDHPVRDYQIVDYLTTIKEFIHQTCVDTITVVASSLTAALMIRIAISEPQTFDQLFLVCPAGFNDFGQGATRRLPLPLINLPFVDNLIYGLGAENELAVSNFLENFLFVKSQRLSQEIVQAYLTSAQKRNGKYSALSFLKGNLYFDLSLYIPQLQVPTVFFWGEQAQFTDISLGRRLGSLNKMAIKDFQQVLDTGILPHLETPGVFIGLLSKYLDI, encoded by the coding sequence ATGTTAGAATTCCATCCGTGTGGCTTTGGTAAAAAACAAGTTGACACTTCTTTGGGTAGTATGGTCTACTACACCCAGACCAGTGAACCCTGGGATGTGGGGGAAATCGACAAATTACCACCTTTACTATTCTTGCATAACTTTGGCGGTGGTGCTTCCGCTTTTGAGTGGTCTAAGGTTTATCCAGCTTTTGCCCATAAATATCGCATTTTGGCACCAGATTTAATTGGTTGGGGAGATTCCGATCATCCTGTCAGAGACTATCAAATTGTGGATTATTTGACTACCATTAAGGAGTTTATTCACCAGACTTGCGTGGATACTATAACGGTAGTTGCTTCGTCTTTAACAGCAGCTTTGATGATCCGCATTGCCATTTCTGAACCACAAACCTTTGACCAATTATTTTTAGTTTGTCCTGCGGGTTTTAACGATTTTGGTCAAGGTGCGACCAGGAGATTACCACTTCCACTGATTAACTTACCCTTTGTTGACAATTTGATTTATGGGTTAGGCGCAGAAAATGAACTAGCTGTGAGCAACTTTTTGGAGAACTTCCTATTTGTCAAGTCCCAAAGATTGTCACAAGAGATAGTGCAGGCTTATTTAACTTCTGCACAAAAGAGAAATGGTAAATATTCAGCCCTATCCTTCTTGAAGGGGAATCTTTATTTTGATCTGAGTTTATATATTCCCCAGTTACAAGTGCCTACCGTATTTTTTTGGGGTGAACAAGCGCAGTTTACTGATATTAGTTTAGGGAGGAGATTAGGCAGTTTAAATAAAATGGCAATTAAAGATTTTCAGCAGGTGCTTGATACAGGCATTTTACCCCATTTAGAAACCCCCGGAGTTTTTATTGGTTTATTATCTAAATATCTAGATATTTAG
- a CDS encoding CIA30 family protein, translating into MNDKKRNQWDLCRFIKTLTYFEVFPLLNWIQKILQNRPINQQDQPTGRIQMGVILVAGATGGVGKRVVKKLLTQGYRVRCLVRDIEKAREILGNEADLVVGDITKPESLNDLVMSNIEGVVCCTAVRVQPVEGDTPDRAKYNQGVKFYQPEIVGDTPENVEYKGVKNLIVAAKRYLPTTGEKIIFDFTQPSSDLKNIWGALDDVVMGGVSSSNFYLLEKTAVFNGNVSTANSGGFASVRTKNFSPAINLSGFTGIRLRVKGDGQRYKIFLRTETAWDGIGYSYSFDTIANTWIDVNIPFVNLVPVFRAKTVKDCPKIDESKIRSVQLMLSKFEYDGELNPKFTPGGFTLELESIKAYGGEGVSQFVLVSSAGVTRPGRPGINLEEEPPAVRLNDQLGGILTWKLKGEDSLRDSQIPYTIIRPCALTEDRGGKELIVDQGDNIRGKISRDDVAEICVQSLQQPQAKNITFEVKQGENNVVYLNWGQLFSQLQPERINR; encoded by the coding sequence ATGAATGACAAAAAACGTAATCAATGGGATTTGTGTAGATTCATTAAAACTCTTACTTATTTTGAGGTATTTCCCCTCCTGAACTGGATACAAAAGATTCTACAAAATCGTCCTATAAACCAACAAGATCAACCAACAGGGAGAATACAAATGGGTGTAATTTTAGTAGCGGGTGCAACGGGTGGTGTGGGTAAAAGGGTGGTAAAAAAATTACTAACCCAAGGTTATAGGGTGCGGTGTTTGGTCAGGGATATAGAGAAAGCAAGGGAAATTTTGGGCAATGAAGCAGATCTGGTGGTGGGAGATATTACAAAACCAGAAAGTCTCAATGATTTAGTCATGAGTAATATTGAAGGTGTAGTTTGTTGTACAGCAGTGCGAGTACAACCAGTGGAGGGAGACACGCCAGATAGGGCAAAATATAATCAGGGGGTGAAATTCTATCAACCGGAAATAGTGGGAGACACACCAGAAAACGTAGAATATAAAGGAGTAAAAAATTTAATAGTAGCTGCAAAAAGATATTTACCAACCACTGGAGAAAAAATCATCTTTGATTTTACCCAACCATCATCAGATCTCAAAAATATTTGGGGAGCATTAGATGACGTGGTTATGGGTGGGGTGAGTTCCAGCAATTTTTATCTATTAGAGAAAACTGCGGTTTTTAATGGCAATGTTTCCACAGCAAATTCGGGAGGTTTTGCTTCCGTAAGAACTAAAAACTTTTCCCCCGCAATTAACTTATCAGGTTTTACGGGGATCAGATTAAGAGTTAAAGGTGATGGACAACGTTATAAAATCTTTCTAAGAACAGAAACAGCCTGGGATGGCATAGGTTATAGCTACTCCTTCGATACCATAGCAAATACATGGATAGATGTTAACATTCCTTTTGTCAATTTAGTGCCGGTTTTTAGAGCTAAAACAGTGAAAGATTGCCCCAAAATTGATGAAAGTAAAATCCGTTCTGTGCAGTTAATGTTAAGTAAATTTGAATATGATGGTGAGCTAAATCCTAAATTTACTCCCGGTGGATTTACCCTAGAATTAGAATCTATTAAGGCCTATGGTGGTGAGGGTGTGTCCCAATTCGTGTTGGTTAGTTCTGCAGGTGTAACTCGTCCAGGGAGACCAGGAATTAATTTAGAAGAAGAGCCACCAGCAGTGAGATTAAATGACCAACTGGGAGGTATTTTAACCTGGAAGTTAAAAGGAGAAGATAGTTTAAGAGACAGCCAAATACCCTATACAATTATTAGACCCTGTGCTTTAACCGAAGATAGGGGAGGAAAAGAATTAATAGTAGACCAAGGTGATAATATTCGCGGTAAAATTAGTCGAGATGATGTGGCAGAAATTTGCGTTCAATCATTACAACAACCACAAGCTAAAAATATTACCTTTGAGGTAAAACAAGGGGAAAATAATGTTGTCTATCTCAACTGGGGACAATTGTTCTCCC
- a CDS encoding helix-turn-helix transcriptional regulator — protein sequence MAKTLHSIFEAIAHVETEQELQQALMETISLHFGVHHWGISFIEQQFLTGIEIPEIPAVCLEANPVGSYVVERHAPTHELLVLAPEDWKNFCTRHEHVMTGPIVCDGRLVGTLNFARDPGSPPFNNNDLADLSALCIHLSAKIATLQAKWNMVKPITECPLTARELEIAELVAQGLTNGEIASQLWISQNTVKQSLKRMFKKLGVSARAEMVAKLHQGQILPEH from the coding sequence ATGGCTAAAACACTCCACTCTATTTTTGAAGCAATAGCCCATGTTGAAACCGAGCAGGAATTACAACAAGCTCTTATGGAAACTATTAGCTTACATTTTGGTGTGCACCATTGGGGTATTTCCTTTATTGAACAGCAGTTCTTGACGGGAATAGAAATTCCAGAAATTCCTGCGGTTTGTTTGGAGGCCAATCCTGTGGGGAGTTATGTTGTAGAACGTCATGCACCTACCCATGAACTGTTAGTCTTGGCTCCGGAAGACTGGAAAAACTTTTGTACTCGCCATGAACACGTGATGACAGGTCCCATAGTTTGTGATGGTAGACTGGTGGGAACTCTTAATTTTGCCCGAGATCCTGGCAGTCCTCCCTTTAACAATAATGATTTAGCTGATTTAAGTGCTTTATGTATCCATTTATCAGCAAAAATTGCCACTCTCCAAGCCAAGTGGAATATGGTCAAGCCCATTACTGAATGTCCTTTAACTGCTAGGGAGTTAGAAATTGCTGAATTAGTTGCCCAGGGGTTAACAAATGGGGAAATTGCCAGCCAACTTTGGATTAGTCAAAATACGGTTAAGCAGTCACTTAAAAGAATGTTTAAAAAGTTGGGTGTTTCTGCTCGTGCTGAAATGGTGGCTAAACTACATCAAGGTCAAATTCTCCCTGAGCATTAA
- the aroC gene encoding chorismate synthase, with protein sequence MGSTFGHLFRITTFGESHGGGVGVIIDGCPPRLEISPAEIQFELDRRRPGQSKITTPRKEADSCEILSGVFEGKTLGTPIAILVRNKDTRSQDYDEMSEKYRPSHADATYDAKYGFRNWQGGGRSSARETIGRVAAGAIAKKILRQVAGVEIIAYVKRIKDLEGTVDSNTVTLTDVESNIVRCPDAEIAPQMIELIEKTGRDGNSIGGVVECVVRNVPKGLGEPVFDKLEADLAKAVMSLPASKGFEIGSGFAGTLLTGFEHNDEFYIDPHGDIRTVTNRSGGIQGGISNGENIILRVAFKPTATIRKEQKTVTKEGEETVLAGKGRHDPCVLPRAVPMVDGMVALVLCDHLLRHYAQCKLL encoded by the coding sequence ATGGGTAGCACATTTGGTCATCTTTTCCGAATTACGACATTTGGTGAATCTCACGGTGGAGGTGTGGGAGTTATAATTGATGGTTGTCCTCCTAGACTGGAGATTTCTCCCGCAGAAATTCAATTTGAACTGGATAGAAGAAGACCAGGACAAAGTAAAATCACCACACCCCGCAAAGAAGCAGACAGCTGTGAAATTTTATCCGGGGTATTTGAGGGTAAGACCCTAGGAACACCAATTGCCATTCTGGTGAGGAATAAAGATACCCGCTCCCAGGATTATGACGAAATGTCTGAAAAATACCGTCCCTCCCACGCGGATGCTACCTACGACGCTAAATATGGATTCAGAAATTGGCAGGGTGGTGGTAGGTCTTCCGCACGTGAAACCATCGGTAGGGTAGCAGCAGGGGCGATCGCCAAGAAGATTTTGCGTCAGGTAGCAGGTGTGGAAATTATTGCTTACGTTAAACGTATTAAAGATTTGGAGGGAACTGTTGACTCTAATACTGTCACTCTAACAGACGTGGAGAGCAATATTGTCCGTTGTCCTGACGCAGAAATTGCCCCCCAAATGATAGAACTAATTGAGAAAACCGGTAGGGATGGTAATTCCATTGGTGGGGTGGTGGAGTGTGTGGTGCGCAACGTTCCCAAAGGTTTAGGAGAACCGGTTTTTGACAAGTTGGAAGCTGATTTAGCCAAAGCTGTTATGTCTCTACCTGCTAGTAAAGGTTTTGAGATTGGTTCTGGCTTTGCAGGAACTTTATTAACGGGTTTTGAACATAATGATGAATTTTATATAGATCCCCATGGTGATATTAGAACTGTTACTAACCGTTCGGGTGGAATTCAAGGGGGAATTTCTAATGGTGAAAATATTATTTTAAGGGTTGCTTTTAAACCAACTGCGACTATTAGAAAGGAACAAAAAACAGTCACCAAGGAAGGGGAAGAAACCGTCTTAGCGGGAAAGGGAAGACATGATCCTTGTGTTTTACCCCGTGCAGTACCTATGGTAGATGGAATGGTAGCTTTGGTTTTATGTGATCATCTATTGAGACACTATGCACAATGTAAACTCCTCTAA
- a CDS encoding DUF3386 domain-containing protein: protein MTVTQISAQELFRAAYQNRYTWDENFPGYTADITYKYEGQEFTGKIRIDANFKWEVTQVEDEAAKKAIDSQTWEIAVHRVRRTFAQTHGENTFTYGEKDSTGAVEIIVGGKSAGDKYKVRNDVVSLVHRHIHGVVVTINTFSIHETEAGYLSHTYDSVYHDPKTGEQKGGRSEFTDEYEKVGNYYILNRREIRTETSAGMSIQEFVFANLELLG, encoded by the coding sequence ATGACAGTCACTCAAATCTCTGCCCAAGAACTTTTCCGGGCTGCATATCAAAATCGTTATACCTGGGATGAAAATTTCCCCGGTTACACAGCAGATATCACTTATAAATATGAGGGCCAGGAATTCACTGGCAAAATTCGTATTGATGCCAATTTCAAATGGGAAGTTACTCAAGTAGAAGATGAAGCTGCCAAAAAGGCAATTGACAGCCAAACTTGGGAAATTGCTGTCCATCGGGTACGGCGCACTTTTGCCCAAACTCATGGAGAAAACACCTTTACCTATGGTGAGAAGGACTCCACTGGTGCAGTGGAAATTATTGTTGGCGGAAAATCAGCTGGTGATAAATATAAAGTTCGCAATGATGTAGTTAGTCTTGTTCACCGTCATATTCACGGAGTTGTTGTGACTATTAACACTTTCAGTATTCACGAAACGGAAGCGGGATATCTATCTCATACTTATGATTCTGTGTATCACGATCCCAAAACTGGAGAGCAAAAAGGTGGTCGTAGTGAGTTTACGGATGAATATGAAAAAGTAGGCAATTATTACATTCTCAACCGTCGAGAAATCCGTACGGAAACCTCAGCAGGTATGTCAATTCAAGAATTTGTTTTTGCTAATCTGGAGTTACTGGGTTAG
- a CDS encoding HugZ family pyridoxamine 5'-phosphate oxidase → MSDWAKIQSDYEDFHEQFASIIIGTVSDQGIPNASYAPFVMDELKTIYIYVSGLSIHTINIESRPDVSVLFIEDEGKSANIFARRRLNFDCRASLLERESSKWQEVVDQFQARFGTIIEVLKGLADFRVFQLTPTGGRFVIGFGAAYHIHGDNLHQLVPISRDNISN, encoded by the coding sequence ATGAGCGATTGGGCAAAAATTCAATCTGACTATGAGGACTTTCATGAGCAATTCGCCAGCATTATCATTGGTACGGTCAGTGACCAGGGGATTCCTAATGCTAGCTATGCTCCCTTTGTTATGGATGAATTAAAAACCATTTATATATATGTAAGTGGTTTATCTATCCATACTATTAATATTGAGTCTCGTCCAGATGTGAGTGTTTTATTTATTGAGGATGAGGGTAAAAGTGCCAATATTTTCGCCCGTCGGCGTTTAAATTTTGATTGTAGAGCCAGTTTACTGGAAAGAGAATCCAGCAAATGGCAAGAAGTAGTCGATCAATTTCAGGCAAGATTTGGCACAATTATAGAGGTTCTAAAAGGTTTAGCTGATTTTCGAGTTTTTCAGTTGACTCCAACGGGAGGAAGGTTTGTAATTGGTTTTGGTGCAGCTTACCATATTCATGGTGATAACCTCCATCAACTTGTACCTATTAGTCGAGACAATATTTCTAATTAG